Proteins co-encoded in one Lacerta agilis isolate rLacAgi1 chromosome 6, rLacAgi1.pri, whole genome shotgun sequence genomic window:
- the LOC117049236 gene encoding synaptonemal complex protein 1-like, whose amino-acid sequence METMNELYSRLYKEAEKIKRWKVTIEYELKEKERKLQEKRKIVEAQRKAIQELQFENEKLSLKLEDVIHENKDLLKENSATRHLCNLLKEKCMQLMETYNKYEREQEETRQEYVDHNNNTERMIHAFEELRVQAENSRLEMVFKLKEEAEKTGQLEKVHKREMDAMEKQVSDLAVQNGEKDNKIKHINLQLQESRKFIAELKEIKKQHDEEFKKAQTKQNDLLTELEETKSFLQKAENTCKGLETELQTAVKTLIQVTEQKEATIEEFKEFKGTSASVIDDLQTKVSSLKELLEKEEMRQKELRDDSDILVLELQKKSAELEVMVKLKNDKEKQLEEKEIALESSIKDQKDLKNQLEYAQSEKNQLIKEKESRTADDSTIQKKMHDLEMELSRAFENEQNCLVQLTAVTAELEKEKLKNEQLSLDLSRLLLDKECIATEKNNIVIDFKKLQGDLKDNKRIGEKAEKQIQNLKETNIRLRQEKNENLFTIL is encoded by the exons ATGGAGACAATGAATGAGCTTTATTCAAGGCTTTACAAAGAAGCTGAAAAGATCAAGAGATGGAAAGTCACTATAGAATATGaattaaaggaaaaggaaagaaaattgcaagaaaaaagaaagatagTAGAAGCACAACGTAAAGCTATTCAAGAGTTACAG TTTGAAAATGAAAAACTAAGCTTAAAACTGGAAGATGTAATACATGAAAATAAAGATCTTCTAAAAGA AAACAGTGCTACAAGACATTTGTGCAATTTGCTCAAAGAAAAGTGCATGCAATTGATGGAGACATATAacaaat aTGAACGTGAACAAGAGGAAACCAGACAGGAGTATGTGGATCATAATAATAACACGGAG AGAATGATACATGCCTTTGAGGAACTCCGTGTACAAGCAGAAAACTCCAGATtggaaatggtttttaaat taaaagaagaagcagaaaaaacAGGACAACTTGAAAAAGTTCACAAAAGAGAGATGGATGCAATGGAAAAAcag gttTCAGACTTGGCAGTGCAAAATGGtgaaaaagataataaaataaaacacataaaccTACAGTTACAAGAATCAAGAAAGTTCATTGCtgagttaaaagaaataaaaa AACAACATGATGAAGAGTTTAAAAAAGCACAGACTAAACAAAATGACTTATTGACTGAACTGGAAGAAACTAAAAGTTTTTTGCAAAAGGCAGAG AATACTTGTAAGGGTTTAGAAACTGAGTTGCAAACTGCAGTAAAAACATTAATTCAAGTAACGGAACAAAAGGAAGCAACAATAGAAGAatttaaagaatttaaaggaaCAAGTGCATCAGTTATTGATGATCTCCAGACTAAAGTTTCCAGTTTGAAGGAACTgctagaaaaagaagaaatgag ACAGAAGGAACTCAGGGATGATTCAGATATATTGGTTTTGGAACTCCAAAAGAAATCAGCTGAATTAG AAGTGATGGTCAAACTGAAAAATGATAAAGAAAAACAacttgaagaaaaggaaatagccTTG GAAAGTTCAATCAAAGATCAAAAAGATTTGAAGAACCAGTTGGAGTATGCACAGTCAGAAAAAAATCAATTAATAAAGGAAAAGGAATCTAGAACTGCTGATGACTCTACTATTCAG aaaaaaatgcatgACTTGGAAATGGAGTTATCTAGAGCATTTGAAAATGAACAAAATTGCTTAGTGCAGCTTACAGCAGTGACAGCAGAGCTCGAAAAAGAAAA ATTAAAGAATGAGCAACTAAGCCTGGATTTGAGTAGACTTTTATTGGACAAGGAATGCATTGCAACAGAGAAAAATAATATAGtaattgattttaaaaagctTCAAGGAGATCTTAAG